One segment of Acropora muricata isolate sample 2 chromosome 8, ASM3666990v1, whole genome shotgun sequence DNA contains the following:
- the LOC136926421 gene encoding uncharacterized protein translates to MDRFTASPASFAHVTGNSFSLTGHRTRSDERDQANAYEQFHFSDRLSELGFEGLRRSIRDNSFGPFTELHPGPLQPVKLPPDASSAFSALNPENNQIRSPSTWGFHGFPGFGPIPPHATSDTQVNLSPLNGLPAARPQVNLQNTSANMPMLPHYAEPRFQGIAQFPFRTSPQATSNTTLTTVTDGIGAGMNQVGNHSSAGMDSAAHGMFPSACQQLNGTPGANSVMNGPMLNNNGLPNGMVNNGYTFRPQPFMQQTPMSKGNMAISQTTSASMVGPITQANTTNGVTFPLSRPGVMPMVGQSSPQRIQLPLGNVDLNSGFNGLSRNDGHAMLALKQEPIDTMPNHVVNHHSGIEVSHSDTVLHERNGNSTPKGVWRPY, encoded by the exons ATGGACAGGTTTACAGCTTCACCGGCGTCTTTCGCCCACGTAACAGGAAATTCGTTTTCTTTAACAGGACACCGAACGCGTTCAGATGAAAGAGATCAAGCAAACGCCTACGAACAATTTCATTTTTCTGATCGACTTTCTGAACTCGGATTTGAAGGCCTTCGCCGTTCAATAAGGGACAACAGTTTTGGGCCATTTACCGAGCTTCACCCGGGGCCATTGCAACCCGTGAAACTTCCTCCAGATGCGTCTTCGGCATTCAGTGCATTGAATCCCG aaaacaaccaAATTCGTTCTCCGTCAACATGGGGCTTTCACGGCTTTCCAGGATTCGGCCCAATCCCCCCTCATGCTACGTCAGATACTcaagtaaatctttcaccgTTGAACGGCCTACCGGCGGCGAGACCTCAGGTGAATTTACAAAACACGAGCGCTAATATGCCAATGTTACCTCACTATGCAGAGCCCAGGTTTCAGGGCATTGCACAGTTCCCGTTTAGAACGTCTCCGCAAGCTACCTCGAACACCACTCTTACGACGGTTACGGATGGAATAGGGGCCGGAATGAATCAAGTAGGTAACCACTCGTCAGCTGGCATGGATTCCGCCGCGCACGGGATGTTCCCTTCAGCGTGTCAACAACTCAACGGCACACCTGGCGCGAACTCCGTCATGAACGGACCAATGTTAAACAACAACGGCTTACCAAACGGAATGGTGAATAACGGTTACACGTTCCGGCCGCAACCGTTCATGCAACAGACGCCCATGAGCAAAGGAAACATGGCAATAAGTCAAACCACTTCAGCTTCCATGGTGGGACCAATCACCCAGGCTAACACGACCAACGGAGTAACGTTTCCATTATCGAGGCCTGGAGTAATGCCTATGGTTGGACAGTCTAGCCCACAAAGAATACAATTACCGCTGGGAAATGTTGATCTAAACAGCGGGTTTAATGGTCTATCTAGAAACGATGGACACGCAATGCTGGCGTTGAAACAAGAACCAATTGACACTATGCCAAATCATGTTGTTAATCACCATTCGGGAATTGAAGTCTCGCATTCAGATACGGTTTTGCACGAACGGAACGGCAACTCGACTCCCAAGGGAGTGTGGAGACCTTATTAG